One window from the genome of bacterium encodes:
- a CDS encoding DNA primase, giving the protein MKIPEEKIEEIKQATDIVELISQYVTLKRRGKSYVGLCPFHTEKTPSFTVDPVKGFYHCFGCGAGGNVFTFIMETEKISFPEAVTTLAKKAGIILEFDKEDDQKAKKAEVLYRTNAIAAEFYRDCLFKTNGGKRALDYLAKRDFNEEIILKFGLGYAPLRWDGLILKAKKESIPLEHLFDTGLVTKSKNGERFYDRFRGRIMFPIHSPSGRVVGFGGRIIEKTANEPKYLNSPETIVYRKSKILYGLYHAKEGIRKEDRIIVVEGYTDVMRMFQKGFENTVSSSGTAFTQDQAQIIRRYTLNVTLLYDGDSAGLKAALRGADILLKSDIDVSIVPLPKGSDPDSFLREHGSEAMADKLDKSMTFFDFYLDRLQKEGRLETPKQRSRAVGSLLDKFAPLLEYKERMLLIKDLSDKFGIDEKFFYRKYLYSGNRKDSPVEEDDRRFSLKRTAEEGILKSMLFGSKRVRENIINFLNPDELENDDIKKLFIMVKDRIKDRRKFTPETILDSVSTNSPETALVTGLIIESEKQEEITFQYALDCLLKIKELKRKEKIEIIRQKILDAQSKKKPARDLLREFNTLKNEIQKDKEKIIKIWFPEESGDDVDG; this is encoded by the coding sequence ATGAAGATTCCCGAAGAAAAAATAGAAGAGATAAAGCAGGCAACTGATATAGTTGAACTTATCTCCCAATACGTAACTCTCAAGAGAAGAGGCAAGTCGTACGTCGGGCTCTGCCCTTTTCATACAGAGAAAACTCCCTCTTTTACAGTTGATCCAGTTAAGGGTTTTTATCACTGTTTCGGCTGCGGTGCAGGAGGAAATGTTTTTACATTTATAATGGAGACCGAGAAAATCAGCTTTCCCGAGGCAGTGACAACTCTTGCAAAAAAAGCAGGCATCATTCTTGAATTTGACAAAGAGGACGATCAGAAAGCAAAAAAGGCTGAAGTCCTTTACAGAACAAATGCCATTGCTGCTGAATTTTACAGGGACTGTCTGTTTAAAACCAATGGAGGCAAAAGAGCTCTTGACTATTTGGCCAAAAGAGATTTTAATGAGGAGATTATCCTTAAATTCGGTCTTGGTTATGCACCGCTCCGCTGGGACGGCCTTATTCTGAAAGCAAAAAAAGAGAGCATTCCTCTTGAACACCTTTTTGATACCGGCCTTGTAACAAAATCTAAAAATGGAGAAAGATTTTACGACAGATTCAGGGGCAGGATAATGTTTCCCATACATTCTCCTTCGGGAAGAGTTGTGGGATTCGGAGGCAGAATAATTGAAAAAACTGCTAACGAGCCAAAGTACCTTAACTCTCCGGAAACAATAGTGTACAGGAAAAGCAAAATTCTGTACGGCCTTTATCATGCAAAAGAAGGTATAAGAAAAGAAGACAGGATAATAGTTGTTGAAGGTTATACTGATGTAATGCGTATGTTTCAAAAGGGATTTGAAAATACTGTGTCAAGTTCCGGAACTGCTTTTACACAGGATCAGGCTCAGATAATCAGGCGTTATACTCTAAATGTTACACTGCTCTATGACGGAGATTCTGCCGGGCTTAAAGCAGCACTCAGAGGTGCGGACATACTTTTAAAATCTGATATTGATGTTTCAATTGTACCCCTGCCAAAAGGAAGTGATCCCGATTCGTTTTTAAGAGAGCACGGAAGCGAAGCCATGGCAGACAAACTTGATAAATCAATGACCTTTTTCGATTTTTATCTTGACAGGTTACAAAAAGAGGGGCGTCTTGAAACACCAAAACAGAGGAGCCGCGCTGTAGGCAGCCTGCTTGATAAATTTGCACCTCTTCTGGAATATAAAGAGAGAATGCTTTTAATAAAAGATCTGTCGGATAAATTCGGCATTGATGAAAAGTTTTTTTACCGAAAGTACCTGTACAGCGGGAACAGAAAAGACTCGCCTGTTGAAGAGGATGATAGGAGATTCTCCCTGAAAAGAACAGCAGAAGAGGGCATTTTGAAATCAATGCTGTTCGGGTCGAAAAGAGTCAGGGAAAATATTATTAATTTTCTGAATCCTGATGAACTGGAAAATGATGATATAAAAAAGCTTTTCATTATGGTAAAGGACAGGATAAAAGATCGCCGGAAGTTCACCCCTGAAACAATCCTTGATTCAGTATCAACAAACTCACCGGAAACAGCTTTGGTGACAGGTTTGATTATAGAGTCCGAGAAGCAGGAAGAAATTACATTCCAGTATGCACTTGACTGCCTGCTGAAAATAAAAGAGCTTAAAAGAAAAGAGAAAATTGAGATAATCAGGCAGAAGATTCTTGATGCTCAGTCAAAGAAAAAACCTGCCCGGGATCTGTTGAGAGAGTTCAATACTCTGAAAAATGAAATCCAAAAAGATAAAGAAAAGATAATAAAAATATGGTTCCCGGAAGAATCGGGGGATGATGTTGATGGATAG
- a CDS encoding methylmalonyl-CoA mutase family protein: MTEFKKFDKKKKEWEDSILKPALDKFPERKKEFTTGSWLPADRVATPRPFSEDEYIEKLGFPGDYPYTRGVQPTMYRGRLWTMRQYAGFGTAEESNQRYKYLLDQGQTGLSVAFDLPTQIGYDSDDEYSVGEVGKVGVAIDTLKDMETLFDGIPLDKVSTSMTINAPASVLLAFYIAVGEKQGVNREQLRGTIQNDILKEYIARGTYIFPPKPSLRLITNIFEFCSKEVPRWNTISISGYHIREAGSTAAQEVAFTIADGIEYVRAAIDTGLDVDKFAGRLSFFFNSYNDLLEEVAKFRAARRIWAKVMKEKFGAKSDKSMRLRFHTQTGGSTLTAQQPDNNIVRVAIQTLAAVLGGTQSLHTNSRDEALGLPTEEAVRIALRTQQIVAHESGVANSIDPLAGSYYVESLTDKIEQQVWEYLDKIENIGGMVQAIEAGFIQQEIQDAAYRYQQEIEKGDRIVVGVNQFVIEEQGPKDILKVDPRLRKVQMEKLSEVKNNRDNSSVKEKLNALQKGAQDSEVNLMPLIVDAAREYASLGEICGVLREEFGEYKESIVL, from the coding sequence ATGACTGAGTTTAAAAAGTTTGATAAAAAGAAAAAGGAATGGGAAGATAGTATCTTAAAGCCGGCTCTTGATAAATTCCCTGAACGTAAAAAAGAATTTACAACAGGGTCATGGCTTCCGGCAGACAGAGTAGCAACACCCCGCCCTTTTTCAGAAGATGAGTACATTGAAAAACTGGGATTTCCCGGTGATTATCCGTACACCAGGGGCGTTCAGCCCACCATGTACAGAGGACGGCTGTGGACAATGCGTCAATACGCAGGGTTCGGCACAGCTGAAGAATCAAATCAGCGGTACAAATATCTTTTAGATCAGGGGCAGACAGGGTTATCAGTTGCTTTTGATCTTCCGACTCAGATCGGGTATGATTCCGACGATGAGTATTCTGTAGGCGAAGTAGGCAAGGTCGGTGTTGCGATTGATACGTTAAAGGATATGGAGACTCTCTTTGACGGGATTCCTCTTGATAAAGTATCCACATCAATGACAATAAACGCGCCGGCATCTGTTTTGCTGGCATTTTATATTGCAGTCGGAGAAAAACAGGGCGTAAACAGAGAGCAGCTCAGAGGAACCATACAGAATGACATTCTGAAAGAGTACATTGCGCGGGGCACTTATATTTTTCCGCCGAAACCTTCCCTTCGTCTTATAACAAATATTTTTGAATTCTGCTCAAAAGAAGTGCCGAGATGGAATACAATAAGTATTTCCGGTTACCACATAAGGGAGGCCGGATCTACTGCTGCACAGGAAGTGGCATTTACAATTGCTGATGGAATTGAGTATGTAAGAGCTGCAATTGATACTGGCCTTGATGTGGATAAATTTGCCGGAAGGCTGTCCTTCTTTTTTAATTCTTACAATGATCTTCTTGAAGAAGTAGCGAAATTCAGAGCTGCACGAAGGATCTGGGCGAAGGTTATGAAGGAGAAATTCGGTGCGAAATCTGATAAATCAATGCGTCTCAGATTTCACACTCAGACAGGCGGGTCCACACTTACAGCTCAGCAGCCTGACAACAATATTGTCCGTGTTGCAATTCAGACACTTGCTGCTGTTCTCGGCGGAACCCAAAGCCTGCACACAAATTCAAGAGACGAGGCTCTGGGCCTGCCTACTGAGGAGGCAGTAAGAATTGCTCTCCGAACCCAGCAGATTGTGGCTCATGAATCAGGTGTTGCAAATAGTATTGATCCTTTGGCAGGTTCCTATTATGTTGAGTCTCTTACAGACAAGATAGAACAGCAGGTGTGGGAGTATCTTGACAAAATAGAAAATATCGGGGGTATGGTTCAGGCTATTGAAGCGGGATTTATACAGCAGGAGATTCAGGACGCTGCGTACAGGTATCAGCAGGAAATTGAAAAGGGCGACAGAATAGTTGTGGGAGTAAATCAATTTGTAATTGAAGAACAGGGCCCGAAAGATATCCTCAAAGTTGATCCGAGATTGAGAAAAGTGCAGATGGAAAAACTATCGGAAGTAAAGAACAACCGTGACAATTCTTCTGTTAAAGAAAAACTTAACGCTCTTCAAAAAGGTGCGCAGGATTCTGAAGTGAATCTCATGCCTCTGATTGTTGATGCTGCAAGAGAGTATGCTTCTCTCGGAGAGATATGCGGAGTTCTGAGAGAAGAGTTCGGAGAATATAAAGAATCAATTGTTCTGTAG
- a CDS encoding cobalamin B12-binding domain-containing protein, with the protein MTKKIRVLIAKPGLDGHDRGAKYVARALKDSGYEVIYTGIRQTPKSIAQTAVQEDVDFVGLSLLSGAHNELFPAVVDELRKNDADDIIVFGGGVIPQDDIPFLKEKGVKAVFTPGTPIKDVIDFIEKNRERV; encoded by the coding sequence ATGACGAAAAAGATAAGAGTACTTATAGCAAAGCCCGGGCTTGACGGACACGACAGAGGCGCAAAATATGTGGCGCGTGCACTCAAAGATTCCGGGTATGAAGTTATCTATACAGGAATACGCCAGACACCGAAGTCCATTGCGCAGACTGCTGTGCAGGAGGATGTGGATTTTGTGGGTTTAAGTTTACTTTCCGGAGCACATAATGAACTTTTTCCTGCTGTTGTGGACGAGCTCAGGAAAAATGATGCTGATGACATAATAGTATTCGGAGGGGGAGTCATACCTCAGGACGACATCCCCTTTTTAAAGGAAAAAGGTGTTAAAGCGGTGTTTACACCCGGCACACCAATAAAAGACGTTATCGATTTTATAGAGAAAAACCGGGAGCGTGTTTAA
- the meaB gene encoding methylmalonyl Co-A mutase-associated GTPase MeaB, with the protein MNLPGLVRKGKMRSIARALSLIENNEQGKEELIDKLHSYCGNAVVWGVTGPPGAGKSSLVDHIITKLRQDNKKVGVIAVDPSSPFSGGAILGDRVRMQSHSTDNGVFIRSMASRGHLGGVAETTGDAVKVLDAAGYDVIILETIGVGQTEIDVMRIADIILLVMVPGLGDEIQALKAGVMEIGDIFIVNKSDKPGAEKVKAEIEYILSLKYASNPEEKNPVVMTSAADGTGIDELMQTVKTFNADISANGVLSERRKKRIEFELKKILTRKVEEAVHYNLNVKNRIHEWVNDIYNKKVPPYGLINKQAERILKEHTN; encoded by the coding sequence ATGAATCTTCCGGGCCTGGTACGCAAAGGAAAAATGCGGAGTATTGCCCGTGCTTTAAGCCTTATTGAAAACAACGAGCAGGGCAAAGAAGAGCTTATTGACAAACTTCACTCATATTGCGGAAATGCAGTTGTTTGGGGCGTCACAGGCCCTCCCGGTGCCGGGAAAAGCAGCCTTGTAGATCATATTATAACAAAATTGAGACAGGATAATAAGAAAGTCGGAGTAATTGCCGTTGACCCCAGCTCTCCGTTTTCCGGAGGTGCAATTCTGGGGGACAGAGTCAGGATGCAGTCCCACTCCACAGACAATGGGGTGTTTATAAGGTCCATGGCATCAAGGGGCCATCTCGGCGGTGTTGCGGAAACTACCGGAGATGCTGTTAAAGTTCTGGATGCTGCAGGTTATGATGTGATTATTCTGGAAACCATAGGTGTAGGCCAGACAGAAATTGATGTTATGCGTATAGCAGATATCATACTTCTTGTTATGGTTCCGGGGCTTGGAGATGAAATTCAGGCTTTAAAAGCAGGCGTTATGGAGATAGGCGATATCTTTATTGTAAACAAAAGCGATAAACCCGGAGCTGAAAAAGTAAAAGCGGAGATAGAGTACATTCTTTCCCTGAAATATGCATCAAACCCCGAAGAGAAAAATCCGGTTGTAATGACTTCTGCAGCAGACGGTACCGGAATAGATGAGCTGATGCAGACCGTGAAAACCTTTAATGCGGACATTTCTGCAAATGGAGTTCTATCAGAGCGGAGAAAAAAGCGAATAGAGTTTGAATTAAAAAAAATACTTACACGTAAAGTTGAGGAAGCAGTACATTACAATCTTAATGTTAAAAACAGAATTCATGAGTGGGTTAATGATATCTATAATAAAAAAGTGCCTCCTTATGGATTAATAAACAAACAGGCAGAACGTATTTTAAAGGAGCATACAAACTGA